From the Equus quagga isolate Etosha38 chromosome 16, UCLA_HA_Equagga_1.0, whole genome shotgun sequence genome, one window contains:
- the DERL1 gene encoding derlin-1 isoform X2 gives MSDIGDWFRSIPAITRYWFAATVAVPLVGKLGLISPTYLFLSPEAFLYGFQIWRPITATFYFPVGPGTGFLYLVNLYFLYQYSTRLEAGAFDGRPADYLFMLLFNWICIVITGLAMDMQLLMIPLIMSVLYVWAQLNRDMIVSFWFGTRFKACYLPWVILGFNYIIGGSVINELIGNLVGHLYFFLMFRYPMDLGGRNFLSTPQFLYRWLPSRRGGVSGFGVPPASMRRAADQNGGGGRHNWGQGFRLGDQ, from the exons ATGTCGGACATCGGGGACTGGTTCAGGAGCATCCCGGCCATCACGCGCTATTGGTTCGCCGCCACCGTCGCGGTGCCCTTGGTGGGCAAACTCGGTCTCATCAGCCCGACCTACCTCTTCCTCTCGCCCGAAGCCTTCCTCTATGGCTTCCAG ATTTGGAGGCCAATCACTGCCACCTTTTATTTCCCTGTGGGTCCAGGAACTGGATTTCTTTATTTGGtcaatttatatttcttgtatCAGTATTCCACACGACTCGAAGCAG GAGCTTTCGATGGGAGGCCAGCCGACTATTTATTCATGCTCCTCTTCAACTGGATTTGCATCGTG ATCACTGGCTTAGCAATGGATATGCAA TTGCTGATGATTCCTCTGATCATGTCAGTACTTTATGTCTGGGCCCAGCTGAACAGAGATATGATTGTATCATTTTGGTTTGGAACCCGATTTAAG GCCTGTTATTTACCTTGGGTTATCCTTGGATTCAACTATATCATCGGAGGCTC GGTCATCAATGAGTTAATCGGAAATCTTGTTGGACACCTTTATTTCTTCCTAATGTTCAGATACCCAATGGAtttgggaggaagaaattttctctcCACACCTCAGTTTTT gtACCGCTGGCTGcccagcaggagaggaggggtATCAGGATTTGGTGTGCCCCCTGCTAGCATGAGGCGAGCTGCTGATCAGAATGGCGGCGGCGGGAGACACAACTGGGGACAGGGCTTTCGACTTGGGGACCAGTGA
- the DERL1 gene encoding derlin-1 isoform X1: MDREAGAGASRALWFELSCEDTRKTLEPFEQRTDKIALTVMWDGLGLWGRGEGRIKLRGGRDGLLAQGGCEDREEWIDLGAGVDKIAAEWIGRIWRPITATFYFPVGPGTGFLYLVNLYFLYQYSTRLEAGAFDGRPADYLFMLLFNWICIVITGLAMDMQLLMIPLIMSVLYVWAQLNRDMIVSFWFGTRFKACYLPWVILGFNYIIGGSVINELIGNLVGHLYFFLMFRYPMDLGGRNFLSTPQFLYRWLPSRRGGVSGFGVPPASMRRAADQNGGGGRHNWGQGFRLGDQ; encoded by the exons ATGGACAGGGAGGCCGGGGCTGGAGCTTCCAGGGCTTTGTGGTTTGAACTTTCCTGTGAAGACACCAGGAAGACTTTGGAGCCTTTTGAACAAAGGACCGACAAGATCGCCTTGACTGTGATGTGGGATGGTCTTGGTCTCTGGGGTCGGGGAGAGGGAAGAATCAAGTTAAGAGGCGGGAGAGATGGTCTTTTGGCCCAGGGCGGctgtgaagacagagaagagtGGATAGATTTGGGAGCTGGAGTGGACAAGATTGCAGCTGAATGGATCGGAAGG ATTTGGAGGCCAATCACTGCCACCTTTTATTTCCCTGTGGGTCCAGGAACTGGATTTCTTTATTTGGtcaatttatatttcttgtatCAGTATTCCACACGACTCGAAGCAG GAGCTTTCGATGGGAGGCCAGCCGACTATTTATTCATGCTCCTCTTCAACTGGATTTGCATCGTG ATCACTGGCTTAGCAATGGATATGCAA TTGCTGATGATTCCTCTGATCATGTCAGTACTTTATGTCTGGGCCCAGCTGAACAGAGATATGATTGTATCATTTTGGTTTGGAACCCGATTTAAG GCCTGTTATTTACCTTGGGTTATCCTTGGATTCAACTATATCATCGGAGGCTC GGTCATCAATGAGTTAATCGGAAATCTTGTTGGACACCTTTATTTCTTCCTAATGTTCAGATACCCAATGGAtttgggaggaagaaattttctctcCACACCTCAGTTTTT gtACCGCTGGCTGcccagcaggagaggaggggtATCAGGATTTGGTGTGCCCCCTGCTAGCATGAGGCGAGCTGCTGATCAGAATGGCGGCGGCGGGAGACACAACTGGGGACAGGGCTTTCGACTTGGGGACCAGTGA